One window from the genome of Pseudanabaena yagii GIHE-NHR1 encodes:
- a CDS encoding glutamate-5-semialdehyde dehydrogenase, translated as MNLAENLVASIQHTRTAAIALAKLPTAAKNAALEAIAIALEQNSETILAANQKDVVAANAAQLPSALIARLKLDPSKLKSMVAGVRDVIRLADPIGDRQIHRELDAGLILERLSCPLGVIGVIFEARPDAVTQIAALGIKSGNGVILKGGSEAVNSCEAIAAVMREALEKLYENTEDASSHAVSPHVVQLLTTRAETLAILHMDKLIDLIIPRGSNQFVRYIQDNTNIPVLGHADGICHLYVDAAADLHKAVAIAVDSKTQYPAACNAIETLLVHNEIAPQYFPLALTAFQERGVKLLGCDRTQKIIDVLPAIESDWSTEYSDLILSIKIVDTLEEAIAHITTYGSKHTEAIVTENQTIADIFTSDVDAAGVYHNCSTRFADGFRYGFGAEVGISTNKMPPRGPVGLEGLVTYKYRLVGNGHIVADYAGTNAKAFTHRDV; from the coding sequence ATGAATTTGGCAGAGAATTTGGTAGCTTCGATTCAACATACGCGCACTGCCGCGATCGCCTTGGCGAAATTGCCGACTGCTGCCAAAAATGCTGCCCTAGAAGCGATCGCCATCGCCCTAGAGCAAAATTCGGAAACAATTTTGGCGGCTAACCAAAAGGATGTCGTGGCGGCGAATGCTGCCCAATTGCCTAGCGCCTTGATCGCTCGTCTTAAGCTCGATCCGAGTAAGCTCAAAAGTATGGTTGCTGGCGTTCGTGATGTGATTCGCCTTGCCGATCCTATTGGCGATCGCCAAATTCATCGGGAATTAGATGCAGGCTTAATTCTCGAACGTCTTTCCTGCCCACTAGGTGTGATAGGAGTCATTTTTGAAGCGCGCCCCGATGCCGTCACCCAAATTGCTGCCCTTGGCATTAAATCGGGCAATGGGGTGATTCTCAAAGGTGGGAGTGAAGCGGTCAATTCCTGTGAAGCGATCGCTGCCGTGATGCGTGAGGCTTTAGAGAAGTTATACGAAAATACTGAAGATGCCTCAAGTCATGCAGTATCACCTCATGTAGTACAGCTATTAACCACCCGTGCCGAGACTTTAGCAATTCTCCACATGGATAAATTAATTGACCTGATTATTCCTAGAGGTTCCAATCAATTTGTCCGCTATATTCAAGACAATACGAATATTCCCGTACTTGGTCATGCTGATGGAATTTGCCATTTATACGTTGATGCGGCTGCGGATCTCCATAAAGCAGTAGCGATCGCCGTCGATAGCAAGACCCAATATCCTGCCGCCTGTAATGCGATCGAAACTCTGTTAGTACATAACGAGATCGCACCTCAATATTTTCCTTTAGCTTTAACTGCTTTTCAAGAACGTGGCGTGAAATTACTGGGATGCGATCGCACCCAAAAAATCATTGATGTTTTGCCCGCCATCGAATCAGATTGGTCAACGGAATATTCGGATTTGATCCTATCGATCAAAATTGTTGATACCTTAGAGGAAGCGATCGCCCATATCACCACCTATGGCTCCAAGCACACAGAAGCGATCGTCACTGAAAATCAAACGATCGCGGATATCTTCACCAGTGATGTTGATGCAGCAGGGGTATATCACAACTGCTCCACTAGATTTGCCGATGGTTTCCGCTATGGCTTTGGGGCAGAAGTAGGCATCAGTACCAATAAAATGCCCCCACGGGGTCCCGTTGGCTTAGAAGGACTTGTTACCTATAAATATCGTCTTGTCGGTAATGGTCATATTGTCGCAGACTATGCGGGAACTAATGCCAAAGCTTTTACCCATAGGGATGTATAA
- a CDS encoding peptide ligase PGM1-related protein: MDHQNMGFIARESTQRFRELQIQLRDRWQNIEQFEQSDYDILVVPSLTLDPSELKKVEGSHHYEERLLFSLIRLRNPRNRLVYLTSQPLAPIIIDYYLQLLPGIPFSHARERLVTLTTYDAAEKPLSQKILERPRLIERIRQSLRLDKAYMICFNSTPLERELSIQLDIPLWAVDPDLLHLGTKSGSRQVFAETGIPHPDGSQLVWTIGDLAIAAAELWQRQPDLKRMVVKLNEGFSGEGNAILCLDTIAEINQNGKTSLADRSAAICDLFASMRFQSNHETWSNYARRIPELGAIVEAFIEGEEKRSPSVQGRITPTGEVEILSTHDQILGGSDGQVYLGCSFPADAAYRLKLQEIGLAIGKNLASKGALERYGVDFVAVKQANGNWDLQAIEINLRKGGTTHPFMTLRFLTNGKFQLEDGKFYSRQGQEKYYVATDNLQKPQYRGLLPHDLMDIIAYHRLHFDSSTETGTVFHLMSCLSEFGKLGLTSIGNSPAEAQAIYAQVEQVLDQETNRM; encoded by the coding sequence ATGGATCATCAAAATATGGGCTTCATCGCACGAGAATCTACACAGCGTTTCCGTGAATTACAAATACAACTACGCGATCGCTGGCAAAATATCGAACAATTCGAGCAAAGTGATTACGATATTCTCGTTGTGCCATCCTTGACCCTTGACCCATCGGAACTGAAAAAAGTTGAAGGTAGCCATCACTACGAAGAGCGTTTATTATTTTCGCTAATTCGCCTGCGTAACCCTCGCAATCGCTTGGTTTATCTGACTTCGCAGCCCTTAGCCCCGATCATCATCGATTATTATCTGCAATTATTACCGGGGATTCCCTTTTCCCATGCAAGGGAACGCTTAGTCACACTTACTACCTATGATGCCGCCGAGAAGCCACTATCCCAGAAAATTCTCGAACGCCCACGTTTAATCGAACGGATTCGACAATCATTACGCCTTGATAAGGCATATATGATTTGTTTCAATTCCACACCTTTAGAGCGGGAATTGTCAATTCAACTGGATATTCCTCTATGGGCAGTCGATCCCGATTTATTACATTTGGGAACCAAAAGTGGAAGTCGTCAAGTATTTGCCGAAACAGGAATTCCTCATCCTGATGGCAGTCAGCTCGTATGGACAATTGGAGATTTAGCGATCGCTGCCGCTGAACTGTGGCAAAGACAACCAGATCTGAAGCGGATGGTCGTTAAGCTCAACGAAGGCTTTTCTGGGGAAGGTAATGCAATTTTATGTTTAGATACGATCGCAGAAATTAATCAAAATGGAAAAACGAGTCTCGCTGATCGGAGTGCCGCTATTTGTGATCTCTTTGCCTCTATGCGCTTCCAGTCCAATCATGAAACATGGAGCAACTATGCGCGGCGGATTCCTGAACTAGGAGCAATTGTTGAGGCATTTATCGAAGGTGAAGAAAAGCGATCGCCTAGTGTGCAAGGTCGGATCACGCCAACAGGTGAAGTAGAAATTCTTTCTACCCATGATCAGATCTTAGGAGGTTCCGATGGACAGGTATATCTAGGTTGTAGCTTTCCTGCTGATGCTGCCTATCGCCTAAAATTACAAGAAATCGGTTTGGCAATTGGTAAAAATCTAGCGAGTAAGGGTGCTTTAGAACGCTATGGGGTGGATTTTGTGGCAGTGAAACAAGCGAATGGAAATTGGGATTTACAAGCGATCGAGATTAATCTCCGTAAAGGTGGCACAACCCATCCATTTATGACACTGAGGTTTCTCACTAATGGTAAATTCCAACTTGAAGATGGAAAGTTCTATAGCCGCCAAGGTCAAGAAAAATATTATGTAGCAACAGATAACCTCCAAAAGCCTCAATACAGAGGATTGCTACCCCATGATCTAATGGATATCATTGCTTACCATCGGTTACATTTTGATAGCAGCACAGAAACAGGAACGGTATTCCATCTCATGAGTTGCCTATCGGAATTTGGTAAATTAGGACTCACTAGTATCGGTAACTCTCCCGCAGAAGCACAGGCAATTTATGCACAGGTCGAACAGGTTCTCGATCAAGAAACTAATCGTATGTAG
- a CDS encoding response regulator transcription factor, producing the protein MSKILVVEDSKTQREMIANLLHNNQFEVVTANNGLEALSQAELLHPDLVILDIIMPKMNGYELCRKLRDNPDTWDINIIMCSSKSTIVDRHWGLRQGANAYISKPFPPEDLVDTVKELLKSK; encoded by the coding sequence ATGTCCAAGATTCTCGTTGTTGAAGATAGCAAGACCCAAAGGGAAATGATTGCTAATTTACTCCACAATAATCAATTTGAAGTGGTAACAGCTAACAATGGCTTGGAAGCTTTGTCTCAAGCAGAATTACTCCATCCTGATCTCGTGATTTTAGATATCATTATGCCGAAAATGAATGGCTATGAACTTTGTCGGAAGCTTAGAGATAATCCCGATACTTGGGATATCAACATCATCATGTGTTCCAGCAAATCTACAATAGTTGATCGGCATTGGGGCTTGCGACAAGGCGCAAATGCTTACATTAGTAAGCCTTTTCCACCAGAAGACCTAGTTGATACAGTTAAAGAATTGCTCAAGAGTAAGTAG
- a CDS encoding response regulator, translating into MKIRVLLVDDHSFIRRALRISLGDESALEIVGEAENGQLAIAQIENLKPDVVLMDIQMPVMDGVEATKQIGDRFPETKILILTVDDTEEYISQALKYGASGYILKNTPPEELSFAIQAVYRGYMHLDLNLGRKVIARIPENVEVSTTDWDKLTPREQQIVKLIATGANNEEIASQLYISTKTVKNHVTNILSQLNLRNRTQIAILVTSILNYS; encoded by the coding sequence ATGAAAATCCGCGTTTTACTTGTTGACGATCATTCCTTTATCCGTCGTGCTCTGCGAATCTCTCTCGGTGATGAATCGGCATTAGAGATTGTCGGCGAAGCGGAAAATGGACAATTAGCGATCGCCCAAATAGAAAACCTTAAGCCCGATGTGGTGCTAATGGATATTCAAATGCCAGTCATGGATGGAGTGGAAGCAACTAAACAAATTGGCGATCGCTTTCCAGAAACGAAGATATTGATTCTTACGGTTGATGATACTGAAGAATATATATCTCAAGCTTTGAAATATGGTGCATCGGGATATATTTTAAAAAATACACCACCTGAAGAATTATCCTTTGCGATTCAGGCAGTGTATCGGGGCTATATGCATTTAGATTTGAACTTAGGACGCAAGGTGATCGCTCGAATTCCCGAAAATGTGGAAGTTTCTACAACTGATTGGGATAAACTTACTCCTAGAGAACAGCAAATCGTGAAATTAATCGCTACAGGGGCAAATAATGAAGAAATTGCGAGTCAGCTTTACATATCCACGAAGACTGTAAAAAATCACGTTACCAATATTTTAAGTCAGCTAAATTTACGGAATAGAACCCAAATAGCCATTTTAGTGACTTCCATTCTTAACTATTCGTAA